In Methanothermus fervidus DSM 2088, a single genomic region encodes these proteins:
- a CDS encoding TATA binding protein of transcription factor TFIID (COGs: COG2101 TATA-box binding protein (TBP) component of TFIID and TFIIIB~InterPro IPR012294: IPR000814: IPR012295~KEGG: mth:MTH1627 transcription factor~PFAM: TATA-box binding family protein~SPTR: O27664 TATA-box-binding protein~PFAM: Transcription factor TFIID (or TATA-binding protein, TBP)), with protein MGENDLEIEIENIVASATLGRPIDLSKISKALKSVNFNRKQFPGLVYKLDKPKTAALIFGSGKLVCTGAKSVEDSIKAIKTTVNKIREVDPDIPEDYEIKIQNIVASANLSKPLNLDEIAMTLENTEYEPEQFPGLVYRLDKPKVVLLLFGSGKVVCTGARDPKDAKLGVKKTKERLKELNLI; from the coding sequence GTGGGTGAAAACGATTTAGAGATTGAAATAGAAAACATAGTAGCATCCGCAACATTAGGAAGACCTATAGATTTATCAAAAATTTCTAAAGCTCTTAAAAGTGTCAATTTCAATAGAAAACAATTTCCAGGACTAGTATATAAGCTTGATAAGCCAAAAACTGCAGCATTGATATTTGGATCTGGAAAACTTGTATGCACTGGTGCAAAATCAGTTGAAGATTCAATAAAGGCTATTAAAACAACTGTTAATAAAATAAGAGAAGTTGACCCTGACATCCCTGAAGATTATGAAATAAAAATACAAAACATAGTTGCCTCTGCTAATCTTTCTAAACCATTAAATTTAGATGAGATTGCGATGACATTGGAAAATACAGAATACGAACCTGAACAATTTCCAGGGTTAGTGTATCGACTTGATAAGCCAAAGGTTGTATTGCTTTTATTTGGATCTGGAAAAGTTGTTTGTACTGGGGCAAGAGACCCGAAAGATGCAAAATTAGGTGTTAAAAAAACTAAAGAACGTTTAAAAGAGTTAAACTTGATTTAA
- a CDS encoding nucleic acid binding OB-fold tRNA/helicase-type (COGs: COG1599 Single-stranded DNA-binding replication protein A (RPA) large (70 kD) subunit and related ssDNA-binding protein~InterPro IPR016027: IPR004365: IPR012340~KEGG: mth:MTH1385 replication factor A~PFAM: nucleic acid binding OB-fold tRNA/helicase-type~SPTR: O27438 Replication factor A related protein~PFAM: Replication factor-A C terminal domain; OB-fold nucleic acid binding domain), whose protein sequence is MNKKLREKYEKIKDKISEEEFLELIEKKKKEFEDIRFMKDSNDEEIAELVVSEFLEGKNEYLSDKEEFAMDKISKIEEGAENLTVKGRVMRISNPRKFVDQRGKEGKVANVLLADDTGEIRAVFWTENIPLLEKINEGDIIEIKGVEAKRGFGGRKEVHLQPRSEIKKLKAEEYPEFPEYEEKFIKIGEITGDQSEVNVMGRIVHISPIRTYKRDGKEGKMAAIKLKDDSGEIRYLLWNRDVDIINDLKLKEGDAVKILGAQVRERDDEIYLSHGGLSRIEKGDYDVPKFKPKVHKIGELHGEERDVTVIGLVTKVQDIVKFERPDGTKGAVKSIKIKDDTGSTYVKLWGEDAKLKINKGDVIKVVGGNVVFDDFTSSYCINTNWNTRIEINPENISNELSNLLKEYKNELKPKKIGTILEMDSEEGEEVDVLGRVISVSEPREFQRDDGIGIVRSVEIADETGIIRASFWDDKASEKIDIGDVLQIENARIRIGSYGVELSVGKTSRVIRKENTAVPSLEELEKKIFVTKNIKDLERDDRHIKIIGRIIDIGEIAENQREDGSIIKFRRMEVADKTGTIEVSLWDDKYNLPLDIGNVVEIYNPRVVLRNERLELRVGRSSEIKVLKNAKDIPKLEELVDLHWPKKDIKDLEPGDRNVRITGKIVEISGSRPISYRCPNCHERIDITEESVCNFCGEPIDEPEHLLVIPAKLVNDTGEIRVVFFRREAEELIEMKTEEIVEIINEVGEENALEDRIKSFEGIDVTLLGYVSADEYTGELTFIPRKIIKKEL, encoded by the coding sequence TTGAATAAAAAATTAAGAGAAAAATACGAAAAAATTAAAGACAAAATATCAGAAGAAGAATTTTTAGAACTGATAGAAAAAAAGAAAAAAGAATTTGAAGATATTAGATTTATGAAAGATAGTAACGACGAAGAAATAGCTGAATTGGTAGTAAGTGAATTTTTAGAGGGAAAAAACGAATATTTATCTGATAAAGAAGAATTTGCGATGGATAAAATATCTAAAATTGAAGAAGGTGCTGAAAATTTGACAGTTAAAGGTAGAGTAATGAGAATATCAAATCCTAGGAAGTTTGTAGATCAAAGAGGTAAAGAAGGTAAGGTAGCAAACGTATTATTAGCAGATGATACAGGAGAAATTAGAGCTGTATTTTGGACAGAAAATATTCCTTTACTTGAGAAAATAAATGAAGGAGACATAATTGAAATAAAAGGTGTTGAAGCTAAAAGAGGGTTTGGTGGTAGAAAAGAAGTACATTTACAGCCAAGATCAGAAATAAAAAAATTAAAAGCAGAAGAATATCCAGAATTTCCTGAATATGAGGAAAAATTCATAAAAATCGGTGAAATTACTGGAGATCAATCAGAAGTCAATGTTATGGGACGTATAGTACATATATCTCCTATAAGGACATATAAACGGGATGGTAAAGAAGGAAAAATGGCAGCAATAAAATTAAAAGATGATAGTGGTGAGATAAGATATTTACTTTGGAATAGGGACGTAGATATAATCAATGATTTAAAACTTAAAGAAGGAGACGCTGTGAAAATACTTGGAGCTCAAGTTAGAGAACGAGATGATGAAATTTATTTAAGTCATGGTGGTTTGAGTAGAATAGAAAAAGGTGATTATGACGTACCCAAATTTAAACCTAAAGTACATAAAATTGGAGAGCTCCATGGTGAAGAACGTGATGTAACTGTAATTGGATTGGTTACAAAAGTCCAAGATATTGTTAAATTTGAAAGACCCGATGGAACAAAAGGAGCTGTAAAATCAATTAAAATAAAGGATGATACTGGATCTACATATGTAAAACTTTGGGGAGAAGATGCAAAATTAAAAATTAATAAAGGAGATGTAATTAAAGTAGTTGGAGGAAATGTTGTATTTGATGACTTTACATCTTCCTATTGTATAAATACAAATTGGAACACTAGGATAGAAATTAACCCTGAAAATATAAGTAATGAATTATCAAATCTTTTAAAAGAATATAAAAATGAATTAAAACCAAAGAAAATAGGTACAATATTAGAAATGGATAGTGAAGAAGGTGAAGAAGTAGATGTACTAGGTAGGGTTATAAGTGTAAGTGAACCTCGTGAATTTCAAAGAGATGACGGTATTGGTATAGTGAGATCTGTGGAAATAGCTGATGAAACTGGAATTATAAGAGCTTCATTTTGGGATGATAAAGCCTCTGAAAAGATAGATATAGGTGATGTACTACAAATAGAAAATGCGCGTATTAGAATAGGAAGTTATGGTGTTGAATTAAGTGTTGGAAAAACATCTCGAGTCATTCGAAAAGAAAATACGGCAGTTCCATCTCTTGAGGAACTTGAGAAAAAGATTTTTGTAACAAAAAATATAAAAGATCTTGAAAGAGATGATAGGCACATAAAAATTATTGGACGTATTATTGATATTGGCGAAATTGCTGAAAATCAAAGAGAAGATGGTTCAATTATCAAGTTTAGAAGAATGGAAGTTGCAGATAAAACAGGTACAATCGAAGTTTCACTTTGGGATGATAAATATAATCTACCACTCGACATTGGAAATGTAGTTGAAATTTATAATCCAAGAGTTGTTTTAAGAAATGAAAGGTTGGAATTAAGAGTAGGTAGGTCATCAGAAATAAAAGTATTGAAAAATGCAAAGGATATTCCAAAACTTGAAGAACTGGTGGATTTACATTGGCCAAAAAAAGATATTAAGGATTTAGAACCTGGAGATAGGAACGTAAGAATAACTGGGAAAATTGTAGAAATTTCAGGTAGTAGACCAATATCCTACCGTTGTCCAAATTGTCATGAACGTATAGATATAACTGAAGAATCTGTATGTAATTTCTGTGGTGAACCAATCGATGAACCAGAACATTTACTAGTGATACCTGCTAAGCTTGTCAATGACACTGGAGAAATACGTGTGGTATTTTTCAGGAGAGAGGCTGAAGAATTGATTGAGATGAAAACTGAAGAAATTGTCGAAATAATCAACGAAGTTGGAGAAGAAAATGCATTAGAAGATAGAATTAAAAGTTTTGAAGGAATAGACGTAACTCTTTTGGGATATGTGAGTGCAGATGAATATACTGGAGAACTCACGTTCATTCCCCGAAAAATAATTAAAAAGGAACTATAA
- a CDS encoding DNA repair and recombination protein RadA (COGs: COG0468 RecA/RadA recombinase~InterPro IPR010995: IPR020588: IPR020587: IPR013632: IPR 003583: IPR003593: IPR016467: IPR011938~KEGG: mth:MTH1383 DNA repair and recombination protein RadA~PFAM: Rad51 domain protein~SMART: AAA ATPase; Helix-hairpin-helix DNA-binding class 1~SPTR: O27436 DNA repair and recombination protein radA~TIGRFAM: DNA repair and recombination protein RadA~PFAM: Rad51~TIGRFAM: DNA repair and recombination protein RadA) — translation MTELENLPNVGQKTAKKLRDAGFGDIMRIATATPKELAVKAEIGEGIAEKIIAAARKIEKIDFETALDVVERRKNVGRITTGSKALDDLIGGGIETQSITEVFGEFGSGKSQLAHELAVTVQLPIEKGGLEAEAVFIDTENTFRPERIEQIAKHFKLDTKKVLKNIYVARAFNSSHQILMAEKVNDLIQEGKNIRLVIVDSLTSHFRAEYVGREALATRQQKLNQHLHTLQNLATTYNIAVFVTNQVQARPDAFFGSPTKAIGGHVLGHAATYRIWLKKGAAGKRIARLVDSPYLPEGECVFKITEEGIVD, via the coding sequence ATGACAGAGTTAGAAAATTTACCTAACGTGGGTCAAAAAACTGCCAAAAAATTACGCGATGCTGGATTTGGAGACATAATGAGAATAGCTACTGCAACTCCAAAAGAATTGGCAGTGAAAGCTGAAATTGGTGAAGGAATAGCAGAAAAAATAATTGCAGCCGCTAGAAAAATAGAAAAAATAGATTTTGAAACAGCATTGGATGTTGTAGAAAGGCGAAAAAATGTTGGTAGGATTACCACAGGTAGTAAAGCATTAGATGATTTAATAGGTGGTGGAATAGAAACGCAATCTATAACTGAGGTGTTTGGCGAGTTTGGATCAGGTAAAAGTCAGCTTGCTCATGAATTGGCAGTAACTGTACAATTACCTATTGAAAAGGGTGGATTAGAAGCAGAAGCCGTGTTTATTGACACTGAAAATACTTTTAGGCCTGAAAGAATTGAGCAAATTGCCAAACATTTTAAATTAGATACTAAAAAAGTATTGAAAAATATTTATGTGGCGCGAGCATTCAATTCAAGTCATCAAATTTTGATGGCTGAAAAAGTAAATGATCTTATCCAAGAAGGTAAAAATATAAGATTAGTAATTGTGGATTCCCTGACATCCCATTTCAGAGCTGAGTATGTAGGTAGAGAAGCTTTAGCTACAAGACAGCAAAAATTAAACCAACATTTACACACTTTACAAAATTTGGCTACTACATATAATATAGCTGTTTTTGTAACTAACCAAGTCCAGGCAAGGCCTGATGCATTTTTCGGAAGTCCAACTAAGGCTATTGGTGGGCATGTGTTAGGACATGCAGCAACATATAGGATATGGCTTAAAAAAGGAGCTGCCGGAAAAAGGATAGCAAGACTTGTTGATAGTCCATACCTTCCAGAAGGTGAATGTGTATTCAAAATAACTGAGGAAGGAATTGTAGATTAA
- a CDS encoding Auxin Efflux Carrier (COGs: COG0679 permease~InterPro IPR004776~KEGG: mth:MTH1382 hypothetical protein~PFAM: Auxin Efflux Carrier~SPTR: O27435 Uncharacterized transporter MTH_1382~PFAM: Membrane transport protein~TIGRFAM: he Auxin Efflux Carrier (AEC) Family), protein MGSTETIISIILVIGIGYFARRLNLLKTEDSTILNKIVVNLAIPSLIFISIYKSKFDIFNLLPLTLVSLFITFVTGSIAFLWCKLRRQNKKDLWSIVVPSGLVNSGFLGYPIVLGVYGITGLLRAIFYDMGSVLSFIIFGIILGMIFSNEKINLRSVFKHVTSFPPLIAMILGVIANLTHLKIYSPLLDTLHYLGNATVPLIMLSLGLSLKFHRINKYKGNITFVSLLRLLFSPLLATFLTNLLGIYGLEKKVLIVESAMPSAMLSIVLSVRYRLNPELTAICVFTTTLLSLITIPFVIFLLK, encoded by the coding sequence ATGGGATCAACTGAAACAATAATTTCGATAATTTTAGTCATTGGTATTGGATATTTTGCAAGACGTTTAAATTTATTAAAAACAGAAGATTCTACAATTCTAAACAAGATAGTAGTTAACTTAGCAATACCTTCATTGATTTTTATTTCAATTTATAAAAGTAAGTTTGATATTTTTAATTTATTACCTTTAACTTTAGTCTCACTTTTTATAACATTTGTTACAGGGAGTATTGCTTTTTTATGGTGTAAATTACGGCGTCAAAATAAAAAAGATCTGTGGAGTATCGTAGTACCATCTGGACTTGTAAATTCTGGGTTTTTAGGATATCCTATTGTTTTAGGAGTTTATGGGATTACAGGTCTACTAAGAGCAATATTTTATGATATGGGATCTGTTTTGTCTTTCATAATTTTTGGAATAATACTTGGCATGATATTTAGCAATGAAAAAATAAATTTAAGAAGTGTTTTTAAACATGTTACTTCATTTCCACCATTAATCGCAATGATTTTAGGTGTAATTGCAAATCTAACACATTTAAAAATTTATTCACCATTACTTGATACATTACATTATCTTGGCAATGCTACAGTTCCTCTTATAATGTTATCTTTAGGTTTGTCACTTAAATTTCACAGGATAAATAAATACAAAGGTAACATTACTTTCGTAAGTTTATTAAGATTATTATTCTCACCTCTTTTAGCCACATTTCTGACAAATCTTCTGGGAATATATGGATTAGAAAAAAAAGTTTTGATTGTTGAAAGTGCAATGCCGTCAGCAATGTTAAGTATTGTATTATCTGTTAGGTATAGACTTAATCCAGAACTGACTGCTATTTGTGTCTTTACAACAACGTTATTAAGCCTTATTACAATCCCCTTTGTAATTTTTTTACTAAAATGA
- a CDS encoding CoB--CoM heterodisulfide reductase subunit A (COGs: COG1148 Heterodisulfide reductase subunit A and related polyferredoxins~InterPro IPR017896: IPR017900: IPR001327: IPR001450: IPR 016040~KEGG: mth:MTH1381 heterodisulfide reductase, subunit A~PFAM: 4Fe-4S ferredoxin iron-sulfur binding domain protein; FAD-dependent pyridine nucleotide-disulphide oxidoreductase~SPTR: O27434 CoB--CoM heterodisulfide reductase iron-sulfur subunit A~PFAM: Pyridine nucleotide-disulphide oxidoreductase; 4Fe-4S binding domain) — translation MENFIYDDVIIIHKNNYYLVIFMAEKKSEEPRVGVYICHCGVNIAGVIDVKAVREYAETLPNVVVARDYKYYCSDPGQEEIQRDIKELGVNRVVVAACSPRLHEPTFRRCVEEAGLNPFLFEFANIREQDSWVHMDDPEAATEKAKDLVRMAVAKARLLEPLEFEKVPVTRKAMVIGGGVAGIQAALDLADMGYKVYLVEKKPTIGGRMAQLDKTFPTLDCSICILAPKMVDVGKHENIELISYAEVKKVDGYVGNFKVTVEKKPRYVDEDLCTGCGSCIEVCPIEVPNYFDEGMGMSKAIYIPFPQAVPLCATINKDYCIECNLCDQVCERGAIKHDQKPEEIELEVGTIIVATGYDPYDPSEKYEYGYGVYDNVITSIELERLINASGPTEGKVVRPSDGKKPKRVAFIHCVGSRDEKVGNPYCSRVCCMYAMKNAQLIKEKKPDTEITCYYMDIRAFGKGFEEFYKRSQEKYGIKFIRGRPAEIIENPDKTLTIRAEDTLLGKTTEYTYDLVVLCVGLVPPEGIEELRQTLGLSKSPDGFFMEAHPKLRPVDTHTDGIYLAGVAQGPKDIPDAVAQASGAASRAAIPMSKGEVLIEPIVATVNEDICGGCGVCVELCPFGAIELKEGKAHVTVALCKGCGTCAAACPSGAMDQKHFRTQQIMAQIEAALGGTGEVTGK, via the coding sequence ATGGAAAATTTTATTTATGATGACGTCATAATCATCCACAAAAATAACTATTATTTGGTGATTTTTATGGCTGAGAAAAAATCAGAAGAACCAAGAGTTGGTGTATATATCTGCCATTGTGGTGTAAATATTGCAGGTGTAATCGATGTAAAAGCTGTTCGAGAATATGCAGAAACACTTCCAAATGTTGTAGTTGCTAGGGATTATAAGTATTACTGCTCTGACCCAGGGCAAGAGGAGATACAGAGAGATATTAAAGAATTAGGAGTAAATAGGGTTGTGGTTGCAGCTTGCTCACCTCGTCTTCATGAACCTACATTTAGAAGATGTGTAGAAGAAGCTGGATTGAATCCATTCCTATTTGAGTTTGCAAATATAAGAGAACAAGATTCTTGGGTACATATGGATGATCCAGAAGCTGCTACAGAAAAAGCCAAAGATTTAGTCAGAATGGCAGTTGCAAAGGCAAGATTGTTAGAACCTCTTGAATTTGAGAAAGTTCCAGTCACAAGAAAAGCGATGGTCATAGGTGGTGGAGTAGCAGGCATACAAGCAGCTTTAGATTTAGCTGATATGGGATATAAAGTATATTTAGTTGAAAAGAAACCTACCATTGGAGGAAGAATGGCACAGTTAGACAAGACATTCCCAACTTTGGATTGTTCAATTTGTATTTTAGCACCTAAAATGGTGGATGTTGGAAAGCATGAAAATATAGAATTGATAAGTTATGCAGAAGTAAAGAAGGTTGATGGTTACGTAGGTAACTTTAAAGTAACAGTTGAAAAGAAACCAAGATATGTAGATGAAGATTTATGTACGGGTTGTGGATCCTGCATAGAAGTATGTCCTATAGAAGTTCCAAATTATTTTGATGAAGGAATGGGAATGAGCAAAGCTATATATATCCCATTCCCACAAGCAGTGCCTCTTTGTGCAACCATTAACAAAGACTACTGTATTGAGTGTAATCTGTGTGACCAAGTTTGTGAAAGAGGCGCTATAAAGCATGATCAAAAACCAGAAGAAATTGAACTTGAAGTAGGAACAATAATAGTTGCTACCGGTTATGATCCATATGATCCTAGCGAGAAATATGAGTATGGATATGGAGTGTATGACAACGTAATAACAAGTATTGAGCTTGAAAGATTGATAAACGCATCAGGTCCAACTGAAGGTAAAGTTGTAAGACCTTCTGATGGCAAAAAACCAAAGAGAGTTGCATTCATTCATTGTGTAGGATCTAGGGATGAAAAAGTTGGTAATCCATATTGTTCAAGAGTTTGTTGTATGTATGCAATGAAAAATGCACAATTAATAAAAGAGAAAAAACCAGATACAGAAATTACATGTTATTACATGGATATACGAGCATTTGGTAAAGGATTTGAAGAATTCTATAAACGTTCACAAGAGAAATATGGTATAAAATTCATTAGAGGACGACCAGCAGAAATAATAGAAAACCCTGATAAAACTTTAACAATAAGAGCCGAAGATACTCTACTTGGAAAAACAACTGAATATACATATGATCTAGTTGTACTTTGTGTAGGACTTGTACCACCTGAAGGAATTGAAGAATTAAGACAGACATTAGGATTATCAAAGTCTCCAGACGGATTCTTTATGGAAGCACATCCAAAATTAAGACCAGTTGATACACACACTGATGGTATATATCTTGCAGGTGTTGCACAAGGTCCAAAAGATATTCCCGATGCTGTAGCTCAGGCATCAGGTGCAGCATCAAGAGCTGCCATTCCAATGTCTAAAGGAGAAGTTTTAATTGAGCCAATCGTTGCCACTGTAAATGAAGATATTTGTGGTGGATGTGGAGTTTGTGTGGAGTTGTGTCCATTTGGAGCAATTGAATTAAAAGAAGGAAAGGCACATGTAACCGTAGCTTTATGTAAAGGATGCGGAACATGTGCAGCAGCATGTCCATCTGGAGCAATGGATCAGAAACATTTCAGAACACAACAAATAATGGCACAGATCGAGGCTGCATTAGGAGGAACGGGAGAAGTCACTGGAAAATAA
- a CDS encoding protein of unknown function DUF169 (COGs: COG2043 conserved hypothetical protein~InterPro IPR003748~KEGG: mth:MTH469 hypothetical protein~PFAM: protein of unknown function DUF169~SPTR: O26569 Conserved protein~PFAM: Uncharacterised ArCR, COG2043): protein MEIEKFTELLDLKKTPVAIAWSTKKPENIKRGEKSRFCEKIDKVLEGEIFYSTSEDEECFGGGKYTGMKDPKKFPKEIRSGEFLVKLGVHKSVQAVQKSWYKNIAIEYGIFSYILFAPLNKAKFKPDVVIVICNATQAMKLLHASEYDGISTAKGAGASPICSAMAALPYLTGKIVYGFADIGSRKHMKNLDDKDVMVAIPYSQVERIIQNLEEMKDKPIFVG from the coding sequence ATGGAAATTGAGAAATTTACAGAACTTTTGGATTTGAAAAAGACTCCTGTTGCAATAGCCTGGTCAACGAAAAAACCAGAAAATATTAAAAGAGGAGAAAAATCTAGATTTTGTGAAAAAATAGATAAAGTATTAGAAGGTGAGATATTTTATTCAACATCTGAAGATGAGGAATGTTTCGGAGGAGGAAAATACACAGGCATGAAAGATCCTAAAAAATTTCCAAAAGAAATTAGGAGTGGAGAATTCCTTGTTAAACTAGGAGTCCATAAAAGTGTCCAAGCTGTGCAAAAATCCTGGTATAAAAATATTGCAATTGAATATGGTATTTTTTCTTACATTTTGTTTGCACCATTAAATAAAGCAAAATTTAAGCCAGATGTAGTGATTGTTATATGCAATGCAACACAGGCTATGAAATTATTACATGCCAGTGAATATGATGGTATTTCAACTGCAAAAGGTGCTGGAGCAAGTCCAATTTGTAGTGCTATGGCTGCCCTACCATACCTCACAGGAAAAATTGTATATGGTTTTGCTGATATAGGATCAAGAAAACACATGAAAAATCTAGATGATAAAGATGTTATGGTTGCAATTCCTTATTCTCAGGTTGAAAGAATAATTCAAAATCTTGAAGAAATGAAAGATAAACCTATTTTTGTTGGCTAA
- a CDS encoding conserved hypothetical protein (KEGG: mth:MTH1541 hypothetical protein~SPTR: O27584 Putative uncharacterized protein), translated as MEILDPLAESAMKTVKINEISNVNTVSLVDNTKPNADIILKTIEKFLEVKKTLWVRKPAGAPANEKQIKNMEKGDLCILAVGDCGSCTTWLILDAIKLEKRGIPTISICSSKFKNFAENLAKAYGAKNLRILDIPHPIAGKKKEEIKKEVKKIIPKLNKLISQQK; from the coding sequence ATGGAAATTTTAGATCCACTTGCAGAAAGTGCAATGAAAACTGTTAAAATCAATGAAATATCGAATGTAAATACTGTTTCTTTGGTAGATAATACAAAACCAAATGCAGATATCATATTAAAGACAATAGAAAAATTTTTAGAAGTGAAAAAGACATTATGGGTTAGAAAACCTGCTGGTGCTCCTGCAAACGAAAAACAGATTAAAAACATGGAAAAGGGTGATCTTTGCATATTAGCAGTTGGTGATTGTGGGTCATGTACAACATGGCTGATTTTAGATGCAATAAAGTTAGAAAAAAGAGGAATACCAACAATATCAATTTGTTCAAGTAAATTTAAAAATTTTGCTGAAAATTTGGCTAAAGCTTATGGTGCAAAAAATTTAAGAATATTAGATATTCCACATCCTATAGCTGGGAAGAAGAAAGAAGAAATTAAAAAAGAAGTAAAAAAGATTATTCCAAAATTAAATAAATTAATTAGCCAACAAAAATAG